A single Elaeis guineensis isolate ETL-2024a chromosome 15, EG11, whole genome shotgun sequence DNA region contains:
- the LOC105058109 gene encoding cytochrome P450 85A1-like: MVVLEVVLGLAFGLLIIFGGLLRWNEVRYRKKGLPPGTMGWPVFGETTEFLKQGPNFMKNQRARYGNLFKTHILGSPTVVCMDPELNRYILMNEGKGLVPGYPQSMQDLMGKWNISAVHGSLHKSMRRAMLRLIGPNMIKDQLISEIDEFLRSYLSNWSGKVIDIQEKTKELWCLSALQQIAGIETGPLANELKSEIMNLVLGTLSLPINFPGTNYHRGIQARRKIVSILEKLIKERVASPCSLNYMLDSLLRNDDDAKQKLNDEQIIDLVITVVYSGFETVSTTSMMAVKYLSEHPRALEELRNEQFDIREGKSPKDMLKWNDYKSMIFTRAVIFETLRLATVVNGVLRRTTQDMEMKGCIIPKGWRIYVYTREINYDSFMYPEPLAFNPWRWLDKNLESHQYFLAFGGGGRLCPGKELGIVEIAMFLHHFVTKYRWEEVGGDRLLKFPRVEAPNGLHIRIWDY; encoded by the exons ATGGTGGTCTTGGAGGTGGTTCTCGGGCTGGCTTTTGGGCTACTGATTATTTTCGGTGGCTTGTTGAGATGGAATGAGGTGAGGTATAGGAAGAAAGGGCTGCCACCAGGGACAATGGGGTGGCCAGTGTTTGGGGAGACCACAGAGTTTCTGAAGCAAGGCCCCAACTTTATGAAGAACCAGAGAGCTAG GTATGGGAATTTGTTTAAGACACATATATTGGGAAGTCCTACGGTAGTGTGCATGGATCCAGAGCTCAATAGATACATTCTTATGAATGAAGGAAAGGGCCTTGTTCCTGGTTATCCACAATCCATGCAGGATTTAATGGGTAAATGGAATATTTCAGCTGTTCATGGTTCTCTCCACAAGTCTATGAGGAGGGCTATGCTCAGGCTCATTGGTCCCAATATGATCAAAGACCAACTAATTTCAGAGATTGATGAATTCTTGAGATCCTACCTCAGCAACTGGAGTGGCAAAGTCATTGATATCCAGGAGAAAACCAAGGAG TTGTGGTGTCTCTCAGCCTTGCAGCAGATTGCTGGCATTGAAACTGGTCCACTTGCCAATGAACTCAAATCAGAGATCATGAACTTAGTTTTAGGAACTCTATCCCTACCTATAAATTTTCCAGGTACAAATTACCATCGCGGGATCCAG GCAAGAAGGAAGATTGTAAGCATATtggaaaaattaattaaagagaGAGTAGCCTCACCATGCTCCCTGAACTACATGCTTGACTCCCTCCTGAGAAATGATGACGATGCAAAACAAAAACTCAATGATGAGCAGATTATTGATCTGGTCATCACCGTTGTCTATTCAGGGTTCGAAACTGTTTCTACTACTTCAATGATGGCTGTCAAGTACCTAAGTGAGCACCCAAGAGCTCTTGAAGAATTAAGA AATGAGCAATTTGACATCAGAGAAGGAAAGTCACCTAAGGACATGTTGAAATGGAATGATTACAAATCTATGATTTTTACTCGTGCA GTGATCTTTGAAACTTTGAGATTAGCCACAGTTGTTAATGGGGTGCTGAGGAGAACAACACAAGATATGGAAATGAAAG GATGTATTATTCCAAAAGGGTGGAGAATCTATGTGTACACAAGGGAGATCAACTATGATTCTTTCATGTATCCTGAACCTTTGGCCTTCAATCCTTGGAGATGGCTG GATAAGAACCTGGAGTCTCACCAATACTTCCTGGCATTTGGTGGAGGTGGTAGGCTGTGCCCAGGGAAGGAACTGGGGATAGTAGAAATCGCAATGTTTCTTCATCACTTTGTGACTAAATACAG ATGGGAAGAAGTTGGAGGTGATAGATTACTGAAATTTCCAAGAGTTGAAGCACCTAATGGACTGCATATCCGGATATGGGATTATTGA
- the LOC105058108 gene encoding COBRA-like protein 4 yields MCLWLPQQELHRLYHPSDLKTPITHPSIHPLLVNKSSIESCYRSSLKLLTTTGINTPRKDNTPLLHWHVKLNYKDYWRANMAMTNFNHRLNYMQWTLVVQYRNLNNVTQVFSFDYKPLVPYGSINDTGMFHGMKCYRDLLTEAGPLGNVQPELLLQKDQNTITLKQGWAFPHKVYFNGDECALPPPDS; encoded by the exons ATGTGCCTGTGGCTGCCACAACAAGAACTGCATCGATTATATCATCCTTCAGACTTGAAAACTCCAATTacacatccatccatccatccattgTTAGTAAATAAATCTTCCATTGAATCATGTTACAGAAGCAGCTTGAAGCTGCTGACAACAACTGGGATCAACACACCGAGGAAAGACAACACTCCCTTGTTGCACTGGCATGTGAAGCTCAATTACAAGGACTACTGGCGTGCCAACATGGCCATGACCAACTTCAACCACCGCCTGAACTACATGCAGTGGACCCTTGTCGTCCAATATCGCAACCTCAACAATGTCACCCAAGTTTTCAGCTTCGACTACAAGCCCCTTGTCCCCTATGGCTCCATTA ATGACACCGGGATGTTTCATGGCATGAAGTGTTACAGGGATCTGCTTACGGAGGCTGGGCCCTTAGGCAATGTGCAGCCAGAGCTGCTTCTCCAGAAGGATCAGAACACAATCACTCTCAAACAAGGGTGGGCATTCCCTCATAAAGTATACTTCAATGGTGATGAGTGTGCATTGCCTCCTCCAGACTCATAA